A section of the Primulina eburnea isolate SZY01 chromosome 1, ASM2296580v1, whole genome shotgun sequence genome encodes:
- the LOC140812165 gene encoding uncharacterized protein, with protein sequence MSLITDELRASASELYHGHDICSEKSKFLLTEVGLPNGLLPLQDIEECGYIKDTGFVWLIQKKKCEHKFEKIGKPVQYSREVTAYVEPNKIKKLTGVKAKELLLWINLSEISVDDPPTGKITFRTPAGLFRTFPTSAFEIEGVEKQQKVGVLEGKAVAKEPEVVKDGGEVKADAAVEVNPAAPVELKEA encoded by the coding sequence atgtctctgaTAACAGATGAACTGCGAGCAAGCGCGTCGGAACTCTACCACGGACACGACATATGCTCAGAGAAATCCAAGTTCTTGCTCACGGAAGTCGGCCTGCCCAACGGCCTCCTTCCCCTGCAAGACATCGAGGAGTGCGGCTACATCAAAGATACGGGCTTTGTGTGGCTGATACAGAAGAAGAAATGCGAGCACAAGTTCGAGAAAATCGGGAAACCCGTGCAGTACTCGAGAGAGGTGACAGCCTACGTTGAGCCAAACAAGATCAAGAAACTCACGGGGGTCAAAGCTAAGGAGCTTCTTCTTTGGATCAATCTGAGTGAGATCTCTGTGGACGATCCACCCACCGGGAAGATCACGTTCAGAACTCCAGCGGGGCTGTTTAGGACCTTCCCCACGTCGGCGTTTGAGATAGAGGGGGTGGAGAAGCAGCAGAAGGTGGGGGTATTGGAGGGGAAGGCGGTGGCCAAGGAGCCGGAGGTGGTGAAGGATGGCGGAGAAGTGAAGGCGGATGCTGCGGTGGAAGTGAACCCGGCTGCTCCGGTGGAACTGAAGGAGGCGTAA